The sequence TCCGTAGCGCACGGTGAAAAAGACCCCTCCGGCGATCAGAACCAGAAGAATCAGGGGAATGCCCAGAATGAAATCGGCAAACAGGACCGGAGAGACGATCTGGTTGAAGATGCCGAATACGCTGTCGAGACGATCTTGGAAGCCCATGGCGAAGGCCTAGCCGGTTTTCGAATCTGCTTCCAGAAGAGCGCGATTCTGGTACATATTTAAGAATGCTCGATAATAGCGAAGCGATCGGTGTTCCCGAACAGCCAGTTGAGGCCCCTGCCGAGGAGCGGCAACTGCAGGAAAAGCAGCGTCTGGCAGCCTCTTTCCGAATCTTTGCCCGGCGTGGTTTCGACGAGGGGGCCGCGGGACATATTACGGTTCGTGACCCGGTGGCCCCGGAAACTTTCTGGGTGAACCCCTTTGGACTCCACTTCTCGAAAATTCGAGTTTCGGATTTGATTCGTGTCGATCACGCGGGCGAAATTGTCGAAGGGCAGGGTTTCCTCAATCAGGCAGCCTTCGCGATCCACTCGCGCATCCATGCCGCGCGCCCGGATGTTCATGCGGCCGCGCATTCTCACTCGATGTTCGGCAAGACGTGGTCGTCCCTCGGTCGACTGCTGGACCCCATCAGTCAGGACTCCTGCGCCTTCTACGAGGATCATGCGCTTTTCGACGACTTCAGGGGCGTGGTTCTTGACCCGGCGGAGGGAGATCGGATCGGCGCTGCCTTGGGGGATTGCAAGGCTGTCATTCTCCAGAACCATGGTCTTCTTACCGTTGGTGGGCACGTCGGCTCGGCTGTCTTCTGGTATCTTCTGCTGGAGCGCAGTTGTGAGTCGCAACTCATGGCCGAGGCGGCGGGCACGCCGACGTTGATTCGCCCTGAGGCTGCACGCCTCACCTGCGAACAAATCGGCAGTGAGACAGCGGGGGTATTCAGTTTCGAGGGGCTCTACCAGCAACTGGCCACAGAAGAGCCGGACCTGCTCGACTGATTTTTTTGCGGCGACGGAGCGAGATTTGATCCGGCCCGATCTTGGGGTCCGCCTCAGCCGGCCGGCTTCTCGGAGTTCTTCCGGGATTCGAGCTCTTCCCATCGGTTCATCTTCTCGAGCAAGCGTTCCTGCTCCTCGGCGAGTTCGGCTTGAAGAATTTTGATCGCCTCTCCGCCTTTTTTATAGGTCTCGGGGTCGGCCAGTCGGGCCTCGAGGTCATGGATGCGACCTTCGTCAATCTCGACCGAGGCTAGAATTGCTTCAAGTTCCCGTTCTTCCTTGAAGCTTAATTTTTTGGCTCGGGTTGGTGTTTTGGCGATCGCAGGCTTGGGGCTGGACGCGCCGGATTTCGCCTTGGCCCGCGTCGGCAGCGCCGCCTTCCTTTCCCGATATTCGGAGTAGTTTCCTGCGTGTAATTCCACCCGGCCGTTCCCCTCGAAAGCGAGGATCGATGTCGCAATTCGGTCGAGGAACCAGCGGTCATGGCTCACCACCAGAGCGCTCCCGGCATAGTTGAGCAGCATTTCTTCGAGAGCCGCCAGTGTCGTTGTATCAAGATCGTTGGTCGGTTCATCGAGAAGAAGCAAGTTGGATTCATCGGCGAGCAGGCGAGCCAGACAAACACGTGCGCGTTCGCCTCCGGAAAGAGTCCCGATCCGGGAGCGCTGCTGGTGCCGATCGAAGAGAAAGCGCTCGAGGTAGGCGGCAATTCCCAGAGATTCGCTTCCCAGCTTCACCTGCTGGCGGTCGTTGCTGAGGGTTTCGTAGATCGTTTCGGCAGGTTCGAGGCCACCGCGATTCTGATCCAGGTAGCCGATGCGGGTATTGGTGCCGATCGTCAGCGATCCCGAGGCTGGCGAGATTTCCTCGAGGATGGTGAGAAAGAGAGAGGTTTTTCCGGTACCATTTGGTCCCACAATTCCGATACGTTCACCCGCACCCAGGGCGAAGGTGAGATCCGACACCAGATCCTTGCCGTCGCGATGGATATCCATCGCGGCGACTTCGAGAATGGTTTTGCCCAAACGTCGACTCTGCGCCTGCATTTCGATTTTCTTCTGCTTTTCAGGACCGGCCTGATCGCGGATATTTTCGACTCGATCGATACGAGCTTTTTGCTTTGTGGTCCGGGCCTGCGGAGAGCGGCGCAGCCATTCCAGCTCGCGTCGGAGAAAGTTTTGCCGATTTTTTTCTGTACGTTCCTCGTGCGCGGCGCGCTCGGCGCGAGCTTCGAGATATGCGACATAGCCTCCGGCGTAGCTGTTGATCTTGCCGGCATGAATTTCCAGAGTCCGGTCGGTCACATTCTCGAGGACTCGGCGATCGTGAGTGATCAGGAGCAAGGCCCCGCGAAAGCGATTACGGAGATAGTCCTCGAGCCACTCGATGGTGGTGATATCGAGATGGTTGGTTGGTTCGTCAAGAATTGCGAGATCGGGAGCATCGACCAGAATTCGTGCGAGTGCCACACGTCGGCGCTCACCTCCACTCAGGGTATCTACCCTGCGGCTGGAATCGTCGATTCCGAGGTTCCCGAGAATGGCCTCGGCCTCATGCAGGCGTTCCCAGCCCCCCTCACGTTCGATCTCGTCGGCGGCTGAGGCCTGCTGACGGATCAGGTCCTCGATTTTGTCGGCGGCATCGGGGTGGGCCATCGCCTCGGTGACGGCATCGTGTCGATTCCTCGCCGCCGTCCATCGAACGAGACTTTCCGATACGACTTCCAGGACAGTGCTTCCCGCAGTCAGAACCGGTTCCTGCTCGAGATAATCAATCCGCGTTCCTCGGGATTGGGCCAAGGTCCCGCTATCGGGTTTCTCCCGGCCGGAAAGAATACGTCCGAGAGTACTTTTCCCGCTACCGTTGTTGCCCACCAAGCCGACTCGCTCGCCTTCGTCGATAGTCATTGCGGCGTTGGCCAAAATGGTTTGTTGGTCGTAGCTCCGATCGATCTCGCGGGCATCCAGTACGGGCATCAGGCCTCAGCTTCTAGCGGAATCGCGGCGAGATTGCCGGAGGTGTCGCTGAACGCGTTGCCGATACCCGCGCGACAACTGCGTGGTGATCGGACCCGGGGCTATTTTTGTCAGGGCTTTCCCGTCAAGGCTGGCAACCGGCAGGATCTCGATCACGCTTCCGGTCAGGAAGATCTCGGATGCTCGGTCCAGCCGGTCGGCTTCGATCGGAACCTCGCGGATGCGAAGTTCGGCCTTTTTCGCCAATTCGAGTACAATTTGGCGCGTAATGCCCGGCAGGCAACCAGCTTCCAGTGGTGGGGTGTGGAGGGTTCGTCCGAATATGGCAAAGACATTGCTCGTGGTCGCTTCACTGATCCGACCGTCCGCCTCGACATAGATCGCCTCATAGGCTCCAGTTCGAGCCGCCGCCATCCGCCCTTGAACCGCCGCGGCATAGCTGGTGGTTTTATGGCCCGTGACCACACTTTGCCCGCCGTTTCCGAAGGGCAGGCGAATGACGGAGACCCCCGTCCTGCGCTGGACGACCAGTTCCTCGGGGATGGTTCGCGCGGTAACGAGCAAGGTGGGGGACAGGTCGTTCGGGGGGATCAAGCCTTCGCCCACTCCGCGAGTCACCGTGATCCGAACGGCGGCGTCGGTGAGTGCACAGGCGTCGGAGAGTTCGGCGATCGCGTCCTCCAGCCTGTTTTCCGGGTGAGGTAGCCCGAGTCGATCGAGGCTATGTTGCAAGCGCTTGCGATGCCGTCGCCAAAGAAAGGGTCGTCCTCCATAAAGTCGCACGGTCTCGAATACGGCGTCACCGTATAAAAAGCCTCGGTCAAAAATCGATAGGCGGGCATCGCGGGCGCGTATGATTTTCCCGTTCAGCCAGACGCGGGCGGAGGTTTTCAAGAGTTGGCTCCGCTGGCGGGCTTCGCCGTCTTGAGATCGATCGCTCGAAGAAATGCCTCAGCTTTGACCCACATTTCTTCGTACTCATTTTCAGGAACAGAGTCGGCGACGATCCCGCAACCAGCGTGGTAGGTGAATCGACCGTCCCGAGCCCATGCGGTCCGAATCAGGATACTCGAATCGAAATCTCGGGGGGAGCGAAAGGCGAAGAAGGATCCAGTGAAAACTTCGCGAGGCTGTTCTTCGAGTTCGGCGATAATTTCCGTTGCTCGAATTTTGGGCGTTCCGGTAATTGAGCCGCCCGGGAAAGTCGCCCTCAGGATGGCTGCCAAATTCGCATCGGGGCGGAGTTGGCCTTCGACTGTCGACACCAGATGGTGGACGGTCGTCCAGGATTCGACGCGCAGAAGCGAGGGGACGTCGATGCTGCCTCGAGCACAGATGCGGCCCAGATCGTTCCGCTCCAGATCGACCACCATGATATTCTCGGCGCGCTCCTTGGGATCTTCCCGAAGCTCTTTGGCGAGAGCTCGGTCGCGCGATTTGTCGAGAGAGCGAGGCCGCGTTCCCTTGATTGGCTCGGTCAGAATCGTGTCGCCTCGGACCCTGAGAAACCTCTCGGGAGAGTTGGAGAGAAGTTCGAATTCGGGTGTTGCGAAATAAAGGCCGAAGGGCACTGGCTGAGCATTCTGCAGCCGCTCGAAGACTTCGAGACCGGACAGGGTGCTTTCGACGACGAAGCGACTCGCAAGGTTCATCTGGTAGATGTCTCCGGCGGCGATGTAGTCGAGTGCTCGCGAAACGGCTCTGAGGTATCGGGTTTTATCCGGCCATTCGCATAGTTCGCTCTCGAAGATTTGGCCCGCAGCGTCCTCCTCGGAGGATGGCTCCTGAAGAGCTGCTTCCAGCTCGGCCACGATCGGAGCGAGGTTGTCGCCAAAGGCGGTGATGGTGCAGAGATCGTTGGTGGCTCTCGGGTCTTGTCGGCAGACGAGAACGCATGCGAATTGTGCAAAATGGGCAAGCGGCAACGGATCTTCCGTAGCCGCCCCACAGGCTAGCCGCGCTTCTATCCGGGAGGCGAAATCGAAAGCGAGAAATCCGAAGGTCCGCGGCGGGGCCGAGGGCAACTCTTCGGTGACAGACCCCTCGCGCACGAACTCGGAGATGAGCTCCAGAGGGTGCTCGGAAAAACGAGAAGCTTCACGCCCTCGGCGGATCTCTGTTCGCCCATCTTGTCGGACCGTCAGTTGCGCGGTCGGCCGGAAGGCCATAAGACTCTCTCGGTCGCTCCCCTGATTCAGCCATAATGCACGACGCCCGTGCTGTTTCTGAATCAAACGAAACAGTCGAGAGGCGGGAAATTTTTCTTTGAGTCGGATTTTATCCATGAGCACGTGCTCGCCAGCTTCAGAAAAGCCGGATCCTTCCTGTTTTGGGATAGCGCTTTGAACGCTTCGGTTCATCTCCTGCGCAAAGCGCTCCCTGCCGTGGTGCATCTGGAGACTCGGATTGACCCCAATCACAGGTCGGCAGCGATATTGGGGACAGAGCGGGCAGGTACCGGAGTGGTTCTGACCTCCTGTGGCGGGCTGATTCTGACCGCGTATTATCTGCTTATCGGAGCCGACCGGGTCCAGGTCCAATGCCCTGATGGGCGCCGCGTGGAAGGACGTGTTTTCGGAATCGACTACGCTTCGGGGCTGGGGATCGTTGCTCCCGAGGAGAGCGGTCTCGATGCCCTCTCGCTGTCCCCGGGAGGTCTCGCACAACGTGGGAGCGAAGCCTTTGTCGTCGCGAGTGTGGGAGAGGAGCGTCGGGTGGCCTCCGGGTTCGTCACCAGCACCAGCCCCTTTGACGCCTTATGGGAGTTTGCTCTCGATCCCGCGATATATTTCTCGGCTCCGAACCCGGGTCTCGGTGGGGGACCGCTGCTGGATCGTCAGGGCGGCGTTCTGGGTATTGCCGCTCTCTCCATGGCTCATGCCGGCCGGCCTACGGTGGTCTTCCCGGGTGCGGGTTCTCTGGCGATGATCGATGCTATCGAGAGAGACGGTGTCTATCGAACACCGCAGTCACAAGGGTGGCTCGGGATGACCTGTTTGATGGTAGGAAATCATCTTGCTGTGGCCGGGATCTTCCCGGAAAGTCCTGCCGCGGCAGGGGGCTTGATCCCGGGTGATTCGATCCTGCTTCTTCAGGGCCATGCGGTTGCGAATAGGATCGATTTGTATCAGCGCCTTCGCGCCGAGCGCCCCGGTGCCGCACTGCGTTTTCGGGTCCGGCGAGGCGGGGAGGTCGTCGAACTGTCGATCGAGGCGGGCGCGGTGGAGACCTACTTCGCCTGAAGGGGGAATTATCCCTCGACGAGGAGCCGAACTCCCGGCTTCAGATACTTCGAGCGCGCCAGTTGGTGGGCATTGGATCGCTTGAGGGCCCGAAGGCTGATTCCGTAGCGTCGTGCGATTCCCCACAGGGTGTCTCCACGTCGGACGGTATGGGTCACGATCTCGTTCATGTCGATGTCGGGGAAATAGTAGTCCGCGTTTTCCCCGAGGTGCGCCGCGGCGAGGAATTTCGCATAAAAATTCTCGCCTGCGAATCCGAAGCGACGATTCTCGTTCCGATAGATGAGCTCACCCAGGTCTGTCGTGCTGTGCCGATGGATCGCCCGCGCGACGGCTGACGGCCCATGGTTGTATGCGGTAAGCGCCAGGGGCCAGCTGCGCAGAGAGCGGTGGGTTGCGTGCAGGAACTGCGCGGCGGCGTAAGTGGATCGCTCCGGATCGCGTCTTTCATCGGCGCGGCCGCCCACCCGGATATACTGGCGGGCCGTATTGGGCATGAGTTGCCACAGGCCGAGGGCACCCGCATGGGATCGTGCGCTCGGGTCGTACGAGGATTCGATATGGGGCAAGTAGATCAGAAGTGGTGGTAGCCCGGCTTGAGCCAACGCCCCTCGCACCGTCCGCGAATAGTAACGGGACCGCTTCAGACTTTTGCTGAATGTCTCCGACTGTCCTCGGAAAACGCGCAGGTCCTCGGGCGGGATCTGCAGCCAACGGGGATCCACCGGGCCGTTGAATTGATTCAGGATGGCGCGTCGCTCGACAGGCGAGCTGGCTTGCTGGATTTCTCGCAGCAGGTCCGCATAGCGCGCCTGTATTTGGCGTCGTTCACGCTGGTTTCCTCGACGCATCGAGAGGGTTGCCACGATTCGATGCGGGTGATTGCGGTCGTGAACGATGGCGTCGCGGACCGAGTATCTTCCAAAGATATCGACCCAGAACTGCACCCGGGCCTCCATGCCGGCAGGGATGGAGAACTCGGGCGGAAATGCCAGTCGAGGAGGGCGTGGCTCCGCGCGAACGGGTGTCACCAGCAGGGTCAGAACCAAATGCAGGACGAGGAGTCCTGCCAGGGCGGCACGCCCGCCAAGTTTTGGAAGTCCGCTCACTAAAAGAATAGATGCAGCTCGAAGATCAGCCGATTCTGGTTGGTTTCGGGTCGATCCTTCGGTCCGTTGGCGACGGTATAAAAAATTCGCGGCTGCAGGAATTTTCCGATGAAGGGCTCGATGCCGAAACCGAAGCGATTTTGCGCCGTATCGGCTGTTTCCCATCGGCCATCATTATCTGCGTATTCGCCGAAGAATTTCGTATTGATCCAGCCGAGGAGCAAGTAGTTCAACTCGCCATAAGCGACGAAGGTACCCTTGGATATCCCGAGCGTATCGTTTCGCGCCTGAATGAAGTCGACCTCGGCCTGATATTCCAGTGGACCGAAATTGGACCCGGCGTAGACGCCCCAATTGTACGTGTCGCCGTTGTCGCTGGGGACCCACATGAAGGAACCACCGGCGAGAATATTGTCGACCACGGGGATGTCGCGGAAAACGCCGTAGGCGTTAGCGGTGATGCGGGGGTCCGTGGTCGCGCCGGCAGCATCCGTGATCGACAAGGAGGTCGCAAACGGTCCCGGCTGGAAACCGATTTCGATGCCGGGATGGTAGGCATCAAAATCGCTGCCGGTCCGAGCCCGGACAAACTGATTCTGCGAAGATATGCCGATACTGGCCAGGTCGTCATTCTCCGTGCGCAGGCCGTAGTCGAGGAAGAATTTACCTGCCTTGATATAGCCATTGCCGGGCAGAACGCCCTTGAGGAGCCCGAAGATTTCCTTGGTGCTGGTGCCCCCCGGCGCGAAGCTCTGGTCCAGATAGATTTCGAGAAAATCGGGGACAGGAGCAAAGAGAAAATAGATATCGGCCTGGCGGAGGTCGAGTATATTCTCGTCGACCCGGCCGCGGAACACTTCGTTGTTGGAGACCTGTCCCTGCGCGTTCGGCTCGTCCTGAAAAACAAGCGAATTATCGACGCGAATGTCGGCGCCGAGAGAGAAGAAGCTGGTGACCTGACCGTTCCAGGTGTCCTCGACCGATTCGAACTCGGGAAAGAGTTCGCGGTAGTGTGTGATCTCCTCGAGATGCGTATTGGCAAGCAGGGTCCGCATGCCGCTGCCGGTCATATTCACATGGCAGGTCGAACATTTTCGTCCCTCTCGAACCGCCATATAGGGCTCTGCGGCGACGCGCTCCGCGAGACCGAGAGCCAAGGCGACAGCGGCGGGCGCAAGGAAGCCGAGTCTTCTTAGAAAGTTTCCATTCCGAGGTGCCTGCAACATTTTCTCCTTCGAATCCGGGGCGCAACGTCTGGGTGGCCGGTTTAGCGACGGTGGCTCAGGGAGTCAAAGCCAACAGAGCGGGGCGAGGTCTTGATAAGAGGATGGCGCTGGGGAGGCGGAATCGGGTATAATTCCACTTTTGAGCCGCTTTCTGACCTTTCTAGCCCCCTCGCGAAGGAAATTCACCATGCGTACCCTCATTTCTTTCCTGTTTCTGGTGCTGGCGAGCCCCCATGGCGCTTCCGCCGCCTGGGAAGATTTTCCCGATTGCCCGGCCCGGATGGCGACAACCCGTGATGCGACGCGCGATTTTTATCGCCTCTTTGCGGCGCCGGGTGCCGACTCCGCCCGGGTCCTCGAACTTCTCGAGCGGGCACAAAAGACCATCGGGCCCAGCCGTCTCGCCTGTGCAAGCGAAGCCGAACAGGTCTCGCTTGATTTTCAAATGCTCGAATTGCACCAGATCGCCCAGGAAATTCGTCAAACCCGCCAGAAATCGACGATCGGCCCAGCCCCTGTCGTCGCTCGCGACGGGTAGGCTCCTTTTGCTAGGCTACCCTCTGTGAGTTCCCATTTCGGTCATCAATTCCGTATTTCCACGTTCGGCGAGTCTCATGGCGGCGGTGTCGGCGTCATTGTGGACGGTTGCCCTCCGAGGATTCCCTTGTCGGTCGAGGAGATTCAGCTGGAACTGGATCGACGTCGCCCGGGCCAAAGCCGATTGACGACACCACGTCAGGAAGCGGATCGAGCCGAGATTCTTTCCGGGGTTTTCGAAGGACAGACCCTGGGAACATCGATCGGCATCCTGGTGCGCAATTCCGATGCGCGTCCTCAGGCCTATGAAGATATGAAGGATACCTTTCGGCCTTCGCACGCTGATTATACCTATGAAGCCAAATACGGTGTGCGAAATTGGCAGGGTGGTGGCCGGGCCAGTGCTCGAGAAACAATCGGCCGCGTGGCTGCCGGAGCCATCGCCCGCAAGGTTCTGGCCACAGCGGGGATGGGGGCAATTACTGGCTGGGTCAGTTCGGTCCGGGACATCCATGCCGATGTCGATCCGGTGGCTGTCGATCGTGCTGCGGTCGAGGCGGGGCCGACTCGGTGCCCGGATCCGCAGGCCGCCGAAAAGATGATTGAGGCGATTGATGCCGCGCGCCGCGATGGAGACTCTCTCGGAGGTGTTGTGACTTGCGTGGCTCATGGTGTGCCGCCGGGTCTTGGGGAACCGGTTTTTGATAAACTCGATGCGGATTTGGCCAAGGCGATGCTGTCTTTGCCTGCATGCAAGGGCTTCGAGATTGGATCAGGATTCGCGGGCACCTTGTTGTCCGGATTGGCGCATAATGATGCTTTTTATGCCGAAGGCGATCGGGTCCGAACTCGCACCAACCGTTCCGGAGGCGTGCAGGGTGGAATCTCGAACGGAGAGGCGCTGGTTCTCCGGGCGGCGTTCAAGCCAACTGCAACGATTCGGCAGGCGCAGGAAACGGTGAACCGAGACCTGGAAAGCCGTCAGTTGGAGGCGCAGGGGCGCCACGACCCTTGTGTTCTGCCGCGAGCCGTTCCCATGGTCGAGGCGATGGTGGCTCTGGTCATCTGCGACCATTGGTTGCGGCAGAAGTCCATCACCGATTGAGGGAGTTCAGCCGGCGACAACCTGTGCCGTGATCTGCCGAAATCGTTCGGCAACTGGTTCATCAGGGAGGGCCGCGACGACTGGATCCCCGGCGTCCCCCTGTTCTCGGATGACCGGGGTGAGAGGGATTTCGCCGAGGAAGGGGAGGCTCAGTTCCTCCGCGATGCGAGCACCACCGCCCCGCCCGAAGATATTGCTCTCCTCGCCGCATTTTCGACAGATAATTCCCGCCATATTCTCGATGACACCGAGGACAGGGACATGCATCTGTTTGAACATGCGCACACCACGGCGGACGTCGGCCAGAGCAACATCCTGCGGTGTCGTCACGATCACGCCGCCATCGATGCGCAGAGTCTGGGAAAGGGTCAATTGCACGTCTCCCGTGCCCGGAGGAAGGTCCAGGACGAGGTAGTCGAGGTCGCCCCACTCGGTATTGCGAATGAACTCATTGACCAATTTGGTCAACATGGGCCCACGCCAGATAATCGGTCTTTCGCGCTCGACAAAGAGGGCCATCGAGACCATTGCGATCCCGTGGGTCTGGACGGGAACGATTCGCTTTTCTTGGGTGACCTGCGCTTTTTCCTCTTCGGCCGCCAGGAGCACCGGGGCGCTAGGCCCATAGATATCGGTATCCATCAGGCCCACGCTGCCGTGCTCGCGCAGGGCCATGGCAAGATTCACGGCGACCGTGGATTTACCGACGCCCCCTTTGCCGCTCGCTACAGCAATGATTTTCTTCACTCCATCGATCGGTTGGGGGCCTGATGGTTTTGGAGCTTGCGCGTGGCTGTGGCCATGGTCGTCGGCCGGTCCGGCGGGTTGTCGAGCCTGCGCCGGATTTGGCTTGGCTTCGACAAGCGCAATCTTGAGGGGGGCTGCTCCCGGCAGACTCGCCACGATGGCTTCAATCTCGGGGGTGATCTTGTCGACCAGATCGGGAGTTCCGGCCGGCGGCGCCAGCGTGACGATGGTGTGGCCATCGAGGACTTCCACCTTCTGCACGACACCAAATGAAACGATATCGCGAGAGAAGCCCGGAAATTTCACTTTGCGAAGGGCGTCGAATATTTCATCGGAACTGGCGGCCATCCTTGTCTCCTAGCGAAAGGTCCCCGGCAGGCAAGCCGGGCGCCGCGATAAGGACAGGGCACAGCGCTGGAAGAAAAAATATCCTGCACAGCGCAAGCGCTATTTTCGACGCTCTGGCTTACGATAAAGGGCCGTTTTTACTGGTCTTCGCTGATTGGAGTGGCCTTGAGTCACGATCTCCGGCGTTCCTGCGGGTGCTGGTTTCTCCCGGCATGAGCGAAAACCCTAATGTGAGCGAGGAAATTGTCGATGATTACACCATAGACCGTGGCATATGGAGGATTGGAAGATGAATTTGAGCGATCAGCTAAATGGTGTGCAGATCAAGGAGCTTCGCAAGGGCCTGGGCCTGACGCAGGAGGAGTTTGCCCATGCTGTGGCGGTGACATTCTCGACCGTAAATCGGTGGGAGAATGGACATGCCAAGCCGAGCAA is a genomic window of Candidatus Binatia bacterium containing:
- a CDS encoding anthranilate synthase component I family protein, whose amino-acid sequence is MDKIRLKEKFPASRLFRLIQKQHGRRALWLNQGSDRESLMAFRPTAQLTVRQDGRTEIRRGREASRFSEHPLELISEFVREGSVTEELPSAPPRTFGFLAFDFASRIEARLACGAATEDPLPLAHFAQFACVLVCRQDPRATNDLCTITAFGDNLAPIVAELEAALQEPSSEEDAAGQIFESELCEWPDKTRYLRAVSRALDYIAAGDIYQMNLASRFVVESTLSGLEVFERLQNAQPVPFGLYFATPEFELLSNSPERFLRVRGDTILTEPIKGTRPRSLDKSRDRALAKELREDPKERAENIMVVDLERNDLGRICARGSIDVPSLLRVESWTTVHHLVSTVEGQLRPDANLAAILRATFPGGSITGTPKIRATEIIAELEEQPREVFTGSFFAFRSPRDFDSSILIRTAWARDGRFTYHAGCGIVADSVPENEYEEMWVKAEAFLRAIDLKTAKPASGANS
- a CDS encoding S1C family serine protease yields the protein MNASVHLLRKALPAVVHLETRIDPNHRSAAILGTERAGTGVVLTSCGGLILTAYYLLIGADRVQVQCPDGRRVEGRVFGIDYASGLGIVAPEESGLDALSLSPGGLAQRGSEAFVVASVGEERRVASGFVTSTSPFDALWEFALDPAIYFSAPNPGLGGGPLLDRQGGVLGIAALSMAHAGRPTVVFPGAGSLAMIDAIERDGVYRTPQSQGWLGMTCLMVGNHLAVAGIFPESPAAAGGLIPGDSILLLQGHAVANRIDLYQRLRAERPGAALRFRVRRGGEVVELSIEAGAVETYFA
- a CDS encoding transglycosylase SLT domain-containing protein; protein product: MSGLPKLGGRAALAGLLVLHLVLTLLVTPVRAEPRPPRLAFPPEFSIPAGMEARVQFWVDIFGRYSVRDAIVHDRNHPHRIVATLSMRRGNQRERRQIQARYADLLREIQQASSPVERRAILNQFNGPVDPRWLQIPPEDLRVFRGQSETFSKSLKRSRYYSRTVRGALAQAGLPPLLIYLPHIESSYDPSARSHAGALGLWQLMPNTARQYIRVGGRADERRDPERSTYAAAQFLHATHRSLRSWPLALTAYNHGPSAVARAIHRHSTTDLGELIYRNENRRFGFAGENFYAKFLAAAHLGENADYYFPDIDMNEIVTHTVRRGDTLWGIARRYGISLRALKRSNAHQLARSKYLKPGVRLLVEG
- a CDS encoding helix-turn-helix transcriptional regulator, with the protein product MNLSDQLNGVQIKELRKGLGLTQEEFAHAVAVTFSTVNRWENGHAKPSKLARRAIEQLGNSQEQTTLVQPSQSIEELVSHRPTGTGNF
- a CDS encoding aminotransferase class IV — its product is MKTSARVWLNGKIIRARDARLSIFDRGFLYGDAVFETVRLYGGRPFLWRRHRKRLQHSLDRLGLPHPENRLEDAIAELSDACALTDAAVRITVTRGVGEGLIPPNDLSPTLLVTARTIPEELVVQRRTGVSVIRLPFGNGGQSVVTGHKTTSYAAAVQGRMAAARTGAYEAIYVEADGRISEATTSNVFAIFGRTLHTPPLEAGCLPGITRQIVLELAKKAELRIREVPIEADRLDRASEIFLTGSVIEILPVASLDGKALTKIAPGPITTQLSRGYRQRVQRHLRQSRRDSARS
- a CDS encoding P-loop NTPase — protein: MAASSDEIFDALRKVKFPGFSRDIVSFGVVQKVEVLDGHTIVTLAPPAGTPDLVDKITPEIEAIVASLPGAAPLKIALVEAKPNPAQARQPAGPADDHGHSHAQAPKPSGPQPIDGVKKIIAVASGKGGVGKSTVAVNLAMALREHGSVGLMDTDIYGPSAPVLLAAEEEKAQVTQEKRIVPVQTHGIAMVSMALFVERERPIIWRGPMLTKLVNEFIRNTEWGDLDYLVLDLPPGTGDVQLTLSQTLRIDGGVIVTTPQDVALADVRRGVRMFKQMHVPVLGVIENMAGIICRKCGEESNIFGRGGGARIAEELSLPFLGEIPLTPVIREQGDAGDPVVAALPDEPVAERFRQITAQVVAG
- the aroC gene encoding chorismate synthase: MSSHFGHQFRISTFGESHGGGVGVIVDGCPPRIPLSVEEIQLELDRRRPGQSRLTTPRQEADRAEILSGVFEGQTLGTSIGILVRNSDARPQAYEDMKDTFRPSHADYTYEAKYGVRNWQGGGRASARETIGRVAAGAIARKVLATAGMGAITGWVSSVRDIHADVDPVAVDRAAVEAGPTRCPDPQAAEKMIEAIDAARRDGDSLGGVVTCVAHGVPPGLGEPVFDKLDADLAKAMLSLPACKGFEIGSGFAGTLLSGLAHNDAFYAEGDRVRTRTNRSGGVQGGISNGEALVLRAAFKPTATIRQAQETVNRDLESRQLEAQGRHDPCVLPRAVPMVEAMVALVICDHWLRQKSITD
- a CDS encoding ABC-F family ATP-binding cassette domain-containing protein, which produces MPVLDAREIDRSYDQQTILANAAMTIDEGERVGLVGNNGSGKSTLGRILSGREKPDSGTLAQSRGTRIDYLEQEPVLTAGSTVLEVVSESLVRWTAARNRHDAVTEAMAHPDAADKIEDLIRQQASAADEIEREGGWERLHEAEAILGNLGIDDSSRRVDTLSGGERRRVALARILVDAPDLAILDEPTNHLDITTIEWLEDYLRNRFRGALLLITHDRRVLENVTDRTLEIHAGKINSYAGGYVAYLEARAERAAHEERTEKNRQNFLRRELEWLRRSPQARTTKQKARIDRVENIRDQAGPEKQKKIEMQAQSRRLGKTILEVAAMDIHRDGKDLVSDLTFALGAGERIGIVGPNGTGKTSLFLTILEEISPASGSLTIGTNTRIGYLDQNRGGLEPAETIYETLSNDRQQVKLGSESLGIAAYLERFLFDRHQQRSRIGTLSGGERARVCLARLLADESNLLLLDEPTNDLDTTTLAALEEMLLNYAGSALVVSHDRWFLDRIATSILAFEGNGRVELHAGNYSEYRERKAALPTRAKAKSGASSPKPAIAKTPTRAKKLSFKEERELEAILASVEIDEGRIHDLEARLADPETYKKGGEAIKILQAELAEEQERLLEKMNRWEELESRKNSEKPAG
- a CDS encoding class II aldolase/adducin family protein, whose protein sequence is MLDNSEAIGVPEQPVEAPAEERQLQEKQRLAASFRIFARRGFDEGAAGHITVRDPVAPETFWVNPFGLHFSKIRVSDLIRVDHAGEIVEGQGFLNQAAFAIHSRIHAARPDVHAAAHSHSMFGKTWSSLGRLLDPISQDSCAFYEDHALFDDFRGVVLDPAEGDRIGAALGDCKAVILQNHGLLTVGGHVGSAVFWYLLLERSCESQLMAEAAGTPTLIRPEAARLTCEQIGSETAGVFSFEGLYQQLATEEPDLLD